From one Lycium barbarum isolate Lr01 chromosome 6, ASM1917538v2, whole genome shotgun sequence genomic stretch:
- the LOC132600639 gene encoding uncharacterized protein LOC132600639, producing the protein MSKTKSVEVWWKSENLGKRRWVFTVFLGILILHGLAILVFTRGFLLTRTELSQYSHCSDILQSPCLSPSQDDQMVNHSKGCWTKPAVDRIVIIVLDALRYDFVAPSTFFEEKKPWMDRLQVLHKLASQPGSFAKIFKAIADPPTTSLQRLKGLTTGGLPTFIDVGNSFGAPAIIEDNLIYQMAKNGKRVVMMGDDTWVQLFPDHFNISHPFPSFNVKDLDTVDNGCIEHLFPYLYKEDWDVLIAHFLGVDHAGHIFGVDSAEMIEKLDQYNGILEKVVDVLESQSGPGGLHENTLLLVMGDHGQTINGDHGGGAPEEVETSLFAMSLQKHHPSSLPSETDSSSCRLDLEKRKICTSSIEQLDFAATVSALLGIPYPFGSIGRVNPELYALAAGTWNLDNFTPESGINLSSLEKWMQNYVNVLCMNTWQVKRYIDVYSASSVIGFSDKDIFHVSNLYAQANDIWLHTKEDFTSLPQLKKQVEAYTNFLSSIAALARSKWTEFNVKMMGTGLCILVFSLFVHIFTIKKLDKLCSSCYLPRGGNFVISSEAIFAYAAVLIRAFSFLSNSFILEEGKVASFLLATAGMLQLRHAIVKKMMLLEGLLFVLVVPLLRFGIELGQSKQAVNSLFLKSFPSWTVGVEQSTNLWIYVADILPFLALIILAYILYKNIRHSSSQDIFKFVIIGTIFASSLIALAWALDGNLFSPSTMIVDIKAYWIPRIIYVFGLLQLFLLAISLLCGKEKKTSGLEEGTIVKATAMLSAWSSTIIILSGKQGPLVALAAVIQGWCIIRLMMLEQDCNESSTLYSSPVAKSSLLAVCLFFCTGHWCAFDGLRYAASFVGFEEFNLVRQAALLTVDTFGFSHILPVMGLPLIVACRRRPEVVQAEKRKQLFFFQLCQVYLMYGLIMAISMTLTIICVTIQRRHLMVWGLFAPKFVFDAVGLLLTDFFICFASLYYFA; encoded by the exons ATGTCGAAGACGAAGAGTGTTGAGGTTTGGTGGAAAAGTGAGAATTTGGGTAAGCGGAGATGGGTTTTCACGGTTTTTCTTGGGATATTGATTCTTCATGGATTGGCTATTCTAGTCTTCACCAGAGGGTTCCTCCTAACTCGCACTGAACTTTCACAATATAGCCATTGCTCTGATATTCTACAATCTCCTTGCTTATCTCCTTCTCAAGATGATCAAATGGTCAACCATTCCAAAGGCTGCTGGACGAAACCAGCCGTTGATCGCATTGTCATCATTGTTCTCGACGCTCTCag GTATGACTTTGTTGCTCCGAGTACCTTTTTCGAAGAGAAAAAACCGTGGATGGACAGATTGCAGGTGTTACACAAGTTGGCATCTCAGCCAGGTTCATTTGCTAAGATCTTTAAAGCTATTGCTGATCCTCCAACGACCAGTTTGCAACGTCTAAAGGGATTAACAACCGGCGGGCTTCCAACTTTTATTGATGTGGGCAATAGCTTTGGTGCACCAGCTATCATTGAAGATAATTTGATATATCAGATGGCTAAGAATGGAAAACGAGTCGTGATGATGGGGGACGACACGTGGGTTCAACTGTTTCCTGATCATTTTAATATATCTCATCCATTCCCTTCTTTTAACGTTAAAGACCTCGACACGGTAGATAATGGATGCATCGAGCACTTGTTTCCGTACTTGTATAAAGAAGATTGGGATGTACTTATCGCACATTTTCTTGGCGTGGATCATGCTGGACATATTTTTGGTGTTGATTCTGCTGAAATGATAGAAAAGTTGGATCAGTACAATGGGATTTTGGAGAAAGTTGTTGATGTTTTAGAAAGCCAAAGTGGGCCCGGAGGGTTACATGAAAATACTCTGCTTCTTGTGATGGGTGATCACGGGCAAACCATCAACGGTGATCATGGTGGAGGTGCTCCAGAAGAAGTTGAAACGTCACTATTTGCTATGAGTTTGCAAAAGCATCATCCATCTTCCTTACCGTCCGAAACAGATAGCTCGTCTTGTCGACTTGACTTGGAGAAAAGGAAGATATGCACTAGCTCCATCGAGCAGCTTGACTTTGCCGCAACAGTATCTGCTCTGCTTGGTATTCCATATCCTTTTGGAAGCATCGGGCGTGTTAATCCTGAACTGTATGCATTAGCTGCTGGTACTTGGAACTTGGACAATTTTACTCCTGAAAGTGGAATAAATCTCTCAAGTTTAGAGAAGTGGATGCAGAACTATGTCAATGTCCTCTGCATGAATACATGGCAGGTGAAAAGATACATTGATGTATATTCAGCTTCATCGGTGATAGGGTTTTCGGACAAAGATATTTTTCACGTATCGAATCTCTACGCTCAGGCAAATGATATTTGGTTACATACCAAGGAAGATTTTACATCGTTGCCTCAACTGAAGAAGCAAGTTGAAGCTTATACTAATTTCTTGTCGAGTATTGCTGCACTTGCTCGTTCCAAATGGACAGAGTTCAATGTAAAGATGATGGGAACTGGTTTATGCATCTTGGTGTTCTCTCTTTTTGTTCACATTTTCACCATCAAGAAATTGGACAAACTATGCAGTAGTTGCTATCTTCCTCGTGGTGGAAATTTTGTAATTTCTTCCGAGGCTATTTTTGCATATGCTGCTGTGCTGATCCGTGCTTTCAGTTTTCTTTCAAATAGTTTCATCTTGGAGGAAGGTAAAGTGGCAAGTTTTCTATTGGCCACGGCTGGAATGCTTCAATTACGTCATGCAATAGTGAAAAAAATGATGCTTCTTGAAGGACTTCTTTTTGTTCTGGTGGTTCCTCTTCTCAGATTCGGTATCGAACTTGGACAGTCAAAACAGGCTGTCAATTCTTTATTTTTGAAGTCATTTCCTTCGTGGACCGTAGGAGTTGAACAATCCACCAACTTATGGATTTATGTTGCTGATATCTTGCCCTTTTTAGCGCTTATCATTTTAGCTTATATACTTTACAAGAACATCAGACATAGTTCCAGTCAGGACATATTCAAGTTTGTTATTATTGGAACCATATTTGCTTCTTCTCTTATAGCTCTAGCTTGGGCTTTAGATGGTAACTTATTTAGCCCGAGCACGATGATTGTGGATATAAAAGCATATTGGATTCCTCGGATCATCTATGTTTTTGGTCTTCTGCAACTATTTTTATTAGCAATATCCCTACTTTGTGGTAAAGAGAAAAAGACTTCGGGCTTGGAGGAAGGTACAATTGTTAAAGCAACTGCCATGTTATCTGCATGGAGTTCGACAATAATCATTTTATCTGGGAAACAAGGTCCTCTAGTTGCTCTAGCAGCGGTAATTCAAGGGTGGTGCATAATTAGGTTAATGATGTTAGAACAAGACTGCAATGAAAGTTCAACTTTATATTCTTCTCCGGTGGCAAAATCGAGCCTTTTAGCCGTGTGCTTATTTTTCTGCACTGGGCATTGGTGTGCCTTTGATGGGCTCCGCTATGCTGCCTCTTTCGTTGGGTTTGAGGAATTCAACCTTGTTCGTCAAGCCGCCCTTCTTACCGTCGATACATTTGGTTTCTCCCACATTCTTCCAGTAATGGGACTTCCACTTATTGTTGCTTGCCGACGACGTCCAGAGGTAGTCCAGGCTGAGAAAAGGAAACAACTGTTTTTTTTCCAGTTATGCCAGGTCTATTTGATGTATGGACTTATTATGGCTATATCTATGACACTTACAATTATATGTGTTACGATTCAAAGGCGGCACTTGATGGTATGGGGTTTATTCGCTCCAAAGTTTGTCTTTGATGCTGTGGGTCTTCTTCTTACCGACTTCTTCATATGCTTCGCATCACTGTACTATTTTGCATGA
- the LOC132600638 gene encoding E3 ubiquitin-protein ligase PUB24-like: MEEVDIPQYFLCPISLQIMKDPVTTVTGITYDRESIEMWLLTAEEEVVTATCPVTKQPLPKDMELLTPNHMLRRLIQAWCIVNGVDRIPTPKYPMNKSNILRLIRQVNNNGNNDQQLCVDALRKMDDLVSENEKNGKCMEEVGALKAIVGFILRSYKIGKLLLPGLEEALRIFHLIWNPSNGDKHHVKDNHELVQAILWILKQDETKNSYHVLIIKTHAMMVLKDVIEASSSNLLSGLDPEFFQGILHTLRKNSRNYISQQATKAGLQVLIGACPFGRNRLKIVESGAIFELIDLELTNPEKRVSELVFYLLAHLCVLADGRAKFLEHAAGIALVTKRTLRISSTIDDSAIQILGLISKFSATNEVLLEMLRVGAVSKICMVMQADCEVHLKKKAREILRAHSHVWSNSPCIQIYLLTRQ, translated from the coding sequence ATGGAAGAAGTAGACATACCACAATATTTTTTATGTCCCATATCACTACAAATCATGAAAGATCCGGTTACGACGGTTACCGGAATAACATATGACCGGGAAAGTATCGAGATGTGGTTGTTAACGGCTGAGGAAGAGGTGGTAACCGCCACGTGTCCGGTGACAAAGCAACCATTGCCTAAAGATATGGAGTTGTTGACTCCAAATCATATGCTAAGGCGATTAATACAAGCATGGTGCATAGTTAACGGTGTTGACCGGATTCCAACACCAAAGTATCCTATGAATAAATCGAATATTCTTCGATTAATCCGACAGGTgaataataatggtaataatgatcaACAGCTTTGTGTTGATGCTTTGAGGAAAATGGATGATTTGGTTAGTGAAAATGAGAAGAATGGGAAGTGCATGGAGGAAGTTGGTGCACTTAAGGCTATTGTTGGCTTTATTTTGAGAAGTTACAAAATTGGGAAATTATTACTTCCTGGCCTTGAAGAAGCTTTGAGGATTTTTCATTTGATTTGGAATCCATCAAATGGAGACAAGCATCATGTGAAGGATAATCATGAATTAGTCCAAGCTATTTTATGGATTTTGAAGCAGGACGAAACGAAAAATAGTTATCACGTCCTGATCATTAAGACTCATGCAATGATGGTCTTGAAGGACGTGATAGAAGCCTCGAGTTCAAATCTTCTATCAGGATTAGACCCCGAGTTTTTTCAAGGGATACTGCATACGTTACGGaaaaatagcagaaactacatATCACAACAGGCGACGAAAGCGGGCCTGCAGGTGCTAATAGGTGCATGTCCATTTGGAAGGAATAGGTTGAAAATCGTAGAATCAGGGGCTATATTCGAGCTCATAGATCTCGAATTAACTAACCCTGAGAAAAGGGTTAGTGAATTAGTGTTTTATCTATTGGCTCATTTGTGTGTTTTGGCTGACGGGAGGGCAAAATTCTTGGAACATGCAGCTGGGATTGCATTGGTCACAAAGAGGACATTGAGGATTAGTTCAACTATAGATGATAGTGCAATTCAAATTCTTGGTTTAATCTCCAAATTTTCAGCCACAAATGAAGTTTTATTGGAGATGTTGAGAGTAGGGGCAGTGTCAAAAATTTGTATGGTGATGCAAGCAGATTGTGAAGTTCATTTGAAGAAGAAAGCAAGAGAGATATTGAGAGCACATTCACATGTTTGGAGTAATTCTCCATGTATACAAATTTATCTTTTGACAAGACAATAG